From Cyclobacteriaceae bacterium, a single genomic window includes:
- a CDS encoding response regulator transcription factor — MKKISMLLVEDEALIRQGMRSLLEREEFVKDIHEACDSVSFWEQLHSHPIDIILLDIKLPGAKGQEIIAELSLKERRPKVIVVTGLEGVELIINLLKVGVNGIVFKLDGYTEIVRTIKEVMTSDHFFQEKISGIIQNNAHRWDHIPPVLLSFQENELLRIIASGLTTKEMAVKLKMTEATTETYRTRLIKKLGVPNSAALLAYAYRNGIL; from the coding sequence ATGAAAAAAATCAGTATGTTGTTGGTAGAAGATGAAGCTCTTATCCGCCAAGGGATGCGTTCATTACTGGAGAGAGAGGAATTTGTTAAAGATATTCATGAGGCGTGTGACTCAGTTTCATTTTGGGAGCAGCTTCATAGTCATCCTATTGATATTATACTTCTTGATATTAAACTTCCTGGTGCTAAGGGTCAGGAGATTATTGCTGAACTTTCCTTAAAGGAAAGGCGACCGAAAGTGATTGTTGTTACCGGACTGGAGGGGGTGGAACTCATCATAAATCTTCTGAAGGTAGGTGTGAATGGTATTGTGTTTAAACTTGATGGATACACAGAAATTGTAAGAACCATTAAAGAGGTAATGACTTCCGATCATTTCTTTCAGGAAAAAATTTCGGGGATCATTCAGAATAATGCGCATCGCTGGGATCATATCCCTCCAGTTTTGCTCAGCTTTCAAGAAAATGAATTGTTGAGGATCATCGCTAGTGGACTAACCACGAAAGAAATGGCGGTTAAGCTCAAGATGACAGAGGCTACCACGGAAACATATCGAACTCGACTCATAAAGAAATTAGGTGTCCCTAACTCAGCAGCTTTACTGGCTTATGCTTACCGAAATGGGATTTTATGA
- a CDS encoding HlyD family efflux transporter periplasmic adaptor subunit: protein MSEKSNIPNLNRALPKITIPQNASRSGVIYIFSILAFIAVFCGLSFIKISISIKSLGLIRPASKIHSIRSMVNGQIKESFFLENSNVEKGQTLYTLENELNSEKEKNLQIKIDELQDYLRDLTLLVSDEILSYKFYTALYKQSFLQYQQKLHWGLTHYQKAKNDFERNKKLHNQKVITDVDLENFQFELEKANDDLKTLKQTQLNQWQSEKRNIEKEIQENKSQVGLLLKEKHYLQIVAPVTGTLQNMQGLSKGSIVLSNQELGQISPDTSLIIEAMIPSNDIGFIHIDMPVRFQIDAYNYNYWGFAAGKVLLISRDIKIIENKPVFEVRCSLDKDFLQLKNGQKVLLRKGMTLRSHFIVTERTLWQLLFDKVDDWINPNL from the coding sequence ATGTCTGAGAAATCCAATATACCAAACCTCAATCGGGCTTTACCCAAAATCACAATACCACAAAATGCCTCAAGATCTGGAGTAATTTACATTTTCTCCATATTAGCCTTTATTGCAGTTTTTTGCGGTCTTTCATTTATAAAAATTTCTATTAGCATAAAATCACTTGGTCTGATACGCCCTGCAAGTAAAATCCACTCCATTAGATCAATGGTCAACGGACAAATCAAAGAGTCATTTTTTTTAGAAAACTCCAATGTTGAAAAGGGTCAAACTTTATACACTTTAGAAAACGAATTAAACTCCGAAAAAGAAAAAAATCTTCAGATAAAAATAGATGAACTTCAAGATTATCTTAGAGATCTTACACTATTGGTGAGTGATGAAATCTTATCTTATAAATTTTATACAGCATTATACAAACAATCATTTCTACAGTACCAGCAAAAACTGCATTGGGGACTTACGCACTATCAGAAGGCGAAGAACGATTTCGAAAGAAACAAAAAACTTCACAATCAAAAAGTAATCACAGATGTTGATCTGGAGAATTTTCAATTTGAACTTGAGAAAGCCAACGATGATCTCAAGACCCTGAAACAAACTCAATTAAATCAATGGCAGTCTGAAAAAAGAAATATCGAAAAAGAAATTCAAGAAAATAAATCTCAAGTCGGACTACTGCTAAAGGAGAAGCACTATCTTCAAATTGTTGCTCCTGTTACTGGAACACTTCAGAATATGCAAGGACTGTCTAAAGGAAGTATTGTGCTCTCTAATCAGGAGTTGGGGCAAATATCACCTGACACGAGTCTTATAATAGAAGCAATGATCCCTTCTAATGACATAGGATTTATTCATATCGATATGCCAGTCCGCTTTCAAATAGATGCATATAATTACAATTACTGGGGCTTTGCGGCAGGAAAAGTACTACTGATTTCCCGTGACATAAAGATCATCGAGAACAAACCTGTATTTGAAGTTCGTTGCTCTTTGGATAAGGACTTTCTTCAATTAAAAAACGGTCAGAAAGTTCTGCTAAGGAAGGGAATGACACTCAGATCTCATTTTATAGTTACTGAAAGAACTTTGTGGCAATTATTATTTGATAAGGTTGATGATTGGATTAATCCAAATCTTTAA
- a CDS encoding peptidase domain-containing ABC transporter: protein MNKGTKVKQRDITDCGAACLASIAAHYKLRYPVARIRQLASTDKKGTNVLGMIEAAKQLGIDSKGVRGTFESLSTIPLPAVAHVTVKEVLHHFIVIYKVKTHYIEIMDPADGQMHQLGNEEFKKTWTGVLILMLPEESFQKGNLKESVFNRLWTLVKPHKSVLIQALFGALVYTFIGLSTSIYVQKIVDYVLIDGNRNLLNLMSVVMFALMLTAIFIGYMKSLFTLQTGQIIDTRLILGYYKHLLKLPQQFFDTMRVGEVLSRINDAVKIRAFINDVFINLAVNFFIIVLSFCLMFTYYWKLAIIMLLVIPFYSIIYLITNRLNKKVERRLMENSAELEAQLVESIHAMSTIKSLGLEEQAQYKTEDRFYTLLNTVYQSGLNALSSGFSTEFVSRSFTILLLWIGAGFVLDQQITPGELLSFYALIGYFTSPVSNTIGLNKIFQNAYIAADRLFEIIDLQHEDEENKIELTPSMIGDIRFKDVFFRYGTRTTVFEGLNLLIPKSSVVALVGESGSGKSTIIHIIQKLYPILSGNVHIGEYDLKYLDHHSLRKLIAIVPQKIDLFAGNVIDNIAAGDPTPDMKKIISISTSLGILDFIERLPNGFNTYLGENGATLSGGQKQRIAIARALYRDPEILILDEATSSLDAASEQYVQKMIQILRSQGKTVIIIAHRLSTIALADKIVLIENGKVLEEGSHSSLFNKKSHYYEWCRNQYPVEVPAEL from the coding sequence ATGAATAAGGGTACTAAGGTAAAACAAAGAGACATCACGGATTGCGGTGCCGCATGTCTTGCGTCTATCGCTGCTCATTACAAACTTCGATACCCAGTTGCCCGCATTCGTCAATTAGCTTCAACAGATAAAAAAGGCACTAACGTACTTGGAATGATCGAAGCAGCAAAGCAACTTGGGATCGACTCTAAAGGCGTAAGGGGAACTTTTGAAAGTCTCTCCACAATTCCGTTGCCAGCTGTTGCGCACGTGACCGTCAAAGAAGTGCTCCATCATTTCATAGTCATCTATAAAGTAAAGACGCATTACATCGAAATAATGGATCCTGCAGATGGTCAAATGCATCAGTTGGGAAATGAAGAATTCAAGAAGACATGGACAGGGGTTTTAATACTTATGCTCCCCGAAGAAAGCTTTCAAAAAGGAAATCTAAAAGAATCTGTTTTCAATCGACTATGGACATTAGTAAAGCCTCATAAATCAGTTCTGATCCAGGCATTATTCGGAGCATTGGTCTACACTTTCATTGGACTTAGCACTTCTATCTACGTTCAAAAAATAGTCGACTACGTACTGATTGATGGAAATCGTAATCTTCTCAATCTCATGAGTGTTGTCATGTTTGCTCTTATGCTGACTGCCATTTTCATCGGCTACATGAAGAGCTTGTTCACCCTCCAAACCGGTCAGATAATTGATACTAGATTGATTCTGGGGTACTATAAGCACCTGCTTAAGTTGCCACAGCAATTCTTCGACACGATGCGCGTGGGAGAAGTACTATCGAGGATTAATGATGCCGTCAAGATCAGGGCATTTATCAATGACGTATTTATCAATCTCGCAGTCAATTTCTTCATCATTGTACTTTCTTTTTGCCTGATGTTCACCTACTACTGGAAGCTAGCAATCATCATGCTACTGGTCATTCCTTTTTATTCCATTATTTATCTGATTACAAACAGGCTAAATAAAAAAGTCGAGCGAAGATTGATGGAAAACTCAGCAGAACTGGAAGCCCAGCTCGTAGAGTCCATTCACGCCATGAGCACCATCAAGAGCCTGGGACTGGAGGAACAGGCTCAATATAAAACTGAGGATAGGTTCTACACACTCCTCAACACAGTCTACCAATCAGGACTCAACGCCCTTTCATCCGGCTTTTCAACGGAGTTTGTCTCGCGCTCCTTTACCATCTTACTGCTCTGGATCGGCGCGGGGTTTGTCCTCGATCAGCAAATAACACCCGGAGAACTTCTCTCCTTCTATGCTCTGATTGGTTACTTCACCTCCCCCGTCAGCAACACCATCGGCTTGAACAAGATCTTCCAAAATGCATACATCGCCGCCGATCGGTTATTTGAAATCATTGATCTCCAACATGAGGATGAAGAGAACAAAATTGAACTCACTCCCTCCATGATCGGAGATATCCGGTTTAAAGATGTCTTCTTCCGCTACGGAACCCGAACCACGGTATTTGAGGGATTAAACCTCCTCATCCCCAAAAGTAGCGTCGTGGCACTGGTCGGGGAAAGCGGCTCTGGCAAGTCCACCATCATCCACATCATCCAAAAACTCTATCCGATCCTTTCAGGAAATGTTCACATCGGTGAATACGATCTGAAATACCTGGATCATCATTCCTTAAGAAAACTGATCGCCATTGTTCCGCAGAAGATCGATCTGTTTGCAGGCAATGTCATTGATAACATCGCTGCAGGAGACCCTACACCGGACATGAAAAAGATCATCTCCATCAGCACCTCCCTGGGCATTCTTGATTTTATCGAAAGATTACCCAATGGATTCAATACCTACCTCGGTGAAAATGGCGCCACACTCTCCGGGGGTCAGAAGCAAAGAATTGCCATCGCACGTGCACTCTACCGCGATCCCGAGATCCTGATCCTCGATGAAGCTACCTCCTCCCTCGATGCAGCATCAGAACAATATGTACAGAAGATGATCCAAATCCTCAGAAGCCAGGGAAAGACCGTCATCATCATTGCCCACCGCCTCAGCACCATCGCCCTCGCCGACAAGATCGTGCTGATTGAAAACGGTAAAGTCCTGGAAGAAGGCAGCCACTCCTCCCTCTTCAACAAGAAGAGCCACTACTATGAGTGGTGTAGGAATCAATATCCGGTTGAGGTGCCTGCGGAATTGTGA
- the sppA gene encoding signal peptide peptidase SppA produces MNFFKLFFASCLGTVVAFVVIIFLSIAMLAGLSTDSQVSIGEKSVLHLNLEAPITELEMEDALAEIIPGTGNQSYGLLQLKEAIQHAETDPNIEGIYLNTSYLMTGTASIQELRNSLIDFKKSGKWVISYSDFYTEGAYYLATAADKVYMYNEGEVEFNGLTSEVLFFKKMFDKLDIKPEIFRVGDFKSAVEPLIREDLSEENKLQLNSMLNSIYGDMLSGISDARNIPVEKLREISDKMLVRSAPDAVTYGLVDSLYYDDEIKDIIRGKLGLEKKATIPFVTYRKYKKSYTSSGSSANEIAVIVADGNIVLGKADQGNVGAETIVQQVRKARNSDRVKAIVLRVNSPGGVFQAGDMMWRELMLATKQKPVIASMGDYAASGGYYIAMVCDTIVAQPTTITGSIGVFGITFDLSKFLDNKIGITSEEVKTGEIGEMLSVAHTMTDVEKSIMQKSVDEIYETFTSKAAAGRGMTQDNIKKIASGRVWTGTQAKGNGLADVIGGFDDAVKIAASKAGVEDYKLRYYPQPRPFIERLMNNWEEDNTRSAIRSELGVYYPMYEEWQKVKTLQGVQARMGVEFKVK; encoded by the coding sequence ATGAATTTTTTTAAGTTGTTTTTCGCTTCCTGCCTGGGCACCGTTGTCGCTTTTGTGGTCATCATATTTTTATCCATTGCGATGCTGGCAGGGCTTTCAACTGATAGCCAGGTTTCCATAGGCGAAAAATCCGTGCTTCATCTCAACCTGGAAGCGCCGATCACTGAACTTGAAATGGAGGATGCTCTTGCCGAGATCATTCCGGGAACGGGAAACCAGAGCTATGGCCTTTTGCAATTGAAAGAAGCTATTCAACATGCTGAAACGGATCCTAACATTGAGGGGATCTATCTCAATACATCCTACCTGATGACCGGAACGGCGTCGATCCAGGAGCTTAGAAATTCGCTGATCGATTTCAAAAAATCCGGCAAGTGGGTTATTTCCTATTCTGATTTCTATACCGAAGGAGCCTACTACCTGGCAACAGCCGCCGATAAGGTGTATATGTATAATGAAGGCGAAGTTGAGTTCAATGGACTGACATCGGAAGTATTATTCTTCAAGAAGATGTTTGACAAGCTGGACATCAAGCCAGAGATCTTCCGTGTCGGAGATTTTAAAAGTGCCGTAGAGCCATTGATCCGCGAAGATCTCAGTGAAGAGAATAAACTGCAGCTCAACTCCATGCTGAATTCAATCTATGGAGATATGCTCAGCGGAATTTCAGACGCCCGCAACATCCCGGTAGAAAAATTAAGAGAGATCTCTGACAAGATGCTGGTGCGCAGTGCACCGGATGCCGTTACCTATGGCCTTGTTGATTCATTGTATTATGATGATGAGATCAAAGACATTATCCGCGGCAAGCTGGGACTGGAGAAAAAGGCGACGATTCCTTTTGTGACCTATCGCAAGTATAAAAAATCATATACCTCTTCAGGCTCTTCGGCGAATGAGATCGCTGTGATCGTTGCTGATGGAAATATTGTATTGGGCAAAGCAGACCAGGGCAACGTGGGTGCGGAGACGATTGTACAGCAGGTAAGAAAAGCCCGGAACAGCGACCGCGTGAAAGCCATTGTGCTGAGAGTAAATTCTCCGGGTGGAGTTTTCCAGGCAGGAGACATGATGTGGAGAGAGCTGATGCTGGCGACAAAACAGAAACCGGTGATCGCATCGATGGGAGACTATGCTGCATCGGGAGGTTATTACATTGCCATGGTATGTGATACGATCGTGGCACAGCCGACTACCATTACCGGTTCAATCGGAGTATTCGGTATCACGTTTGATCTTAGCAAATTCCTTGACAACAAGATTGGCATTACATCAGAGGAGGTAAAGACCGGTGAGATCGGGGAGATGCTGAGTGTTGCTCATACGATGACGGATGTTGAGAAGAGCATTATGCAGAAATCCGTGGATGAGATCTATGAGACGTTTACAAGCAAGGCTGCGGCAGGAAGAGGCATGACGCAGGACAACATCAAGAAGATCGCATCTGGACGAGTGTGGACGGGGACGCAGGCGAAGGGCAACGGCCTGGCCGATGTCATTGGTGGCTTTGATGATGCGGTGAAGATCGCGGCAAGCAAGGCGGGAGTTGAAGATTACAAGCTTCGCTATTATCCGCAGCCACGACCTTTCATTGAACGACTGATGAACAACTGGGAAGAGGACAACACCAGGAGCGCGATACGTTCCGAGCTGGGAGTGTACTATCCGATGTATGAAGAGTGGCAGAAGGTGAAGACCCTACAGGGAGTTCAGGCGAGAATGGGAGTGGAGTTTAAGGTGAAGTAG
- the folK gene encoding 2-amino-4-hydroxy-6-hydroxymethyldihydropteridine diphosphokinase, translated as MVRAFLLLGSNQGDRRQYIDAAFLEIHSLGSDAYHSSMYETAAWGKEDQSPFLNQVVVLTTGLSPEDLLRAILSIESGLGRIRMEKWGSRTIDIDILFYGEEIISQPDLVVPHPAIAQRRFTLEPMAELVPEMIHPVLKKSMRQLLDECTDTLPAIKIN; from the coding sequence ATGGTACGGGCATTCCTTCTTTTAGGTTCAAATCAGGGTGATCGGCGGCAATATATAGATGCAGCTTTCCTTGAAATTCATTCGCTTGGCAGTGATGCTTATCACTCTTCAATGTATGAAACTGCTGCCTGGGGAAAGGAAGACCAGTCACCTTTTCTCAACCAGGTGGTTGTGCTCACTACCGGTTTATCTCCGGAGGATCTGTTAAGAGCAATTCTTTCAATTGAGTCCGGCCTCGGAAGGATACGGATGGAAAAATGGGGAAGCCGCACCATCGATATCGACATTCTTTTCTATGGTGAGGAGATCATATCCCAACCTGATCTGGTCGTTCCTCATCCCGCCATTGCTCAACGAAGATTTACACTGGAGCCCATGGCAGAACTTGTTCCGGAAATGATCCATCCTGTACTTAAAAAAAGTATGCGGCAATTACTGGATGAATGCACGGATACGCTTCCTGCTATTAAAATAAATTAG